CGACCTCCGCAACTCCGATTTCCAGCGCGCGAGGCGCGCGTTCGACTACGCGGACGCGTACGCCGCGCGGCGCTATGAGGAGGCGGTGCGTGAGGCCGATGCGTTGCTCGAGACCGAGGTGGCGTGCGCTGAAGCGCGCTGCGCCTTCGTGTTCTTTCACGCCCGCGCGCTCGACGCCGCGGGGCGTGGAGACGAGGCGATCGAAGCCTACGAGCGGGTCCTCGACGGCCCCGAAATGGACTGGGGCTGGTTCGACCCGATCGAGACGGGCGTGGCGCTCGAGCGGCTGGTCCTGCTCCACGCGGAAAACGGCGACGCGGTCAAGGCCGCCGAGTACATGAACCGGTACGAAGCAATGTGGGGGGACGCGGACGAAGAATTGGCGCGGCGCGTAAGGCGCACGCGCGAGGCGATACGGTCCCTGGCGGTCCCTGCCGACACCTAGGGCGCCGCACCCCTGGCGAGCCCGCTACTGCCCGGTAGCCGCCTCCAGCCCGGCCCGGATCTCGGGCGGGATCACCTTGGATCGCTCGGCGTGGTAGTCGTAGAGCACCTGGTCCGTAGCTCCCTCCACCAGCACCCGACCGCCCGGCCCGCGCAGCTCGTACTCGAGCCCGAAGCTGCTGTTGCCGACCCGGGACACCCGCAGGTGCACCCTAGCCGAAAGCGGAAAGCGCACCCGCGCCCGGTAGCTCAGGCGCACGCCGGCCATGATGTAGTCGATCGCCTCCAGGTCGTCGCGGCCGGTGAGATGACGCCAGAAGGCGGCGCGCGCCTCCTCGAAGTAGATCAACGGCAGGGAATGGTGCGCGTGGCCCATCGGGTCGAGGTCCCTGAAGCGGACCGTGACCGGATACTCGAAGGGGAACGCAGGGGTCGCCGGGGCGGCGTCCGCGGCCGGCGGGGTCTCGCTCACCGCCGAGGTTTCGGCGGCCGGAGCCAATCCAGGAAGCGGTGCTTGGCGATGCGGCGCCGGGGGAAGTTCTCGCCCACGACGCGATCCCGCGGGCCATCCAGGCCCGGATACCCGAGGCCCGCCCAGATCCCCAAACCCAGCGCGGCCAAAGCGCCCAGCACGTACCAGAACATGGGCCGAATTGTAAGCGCGCCCGCTCGGCGCGCCAAGGCCGGGCGCGGCCGCGGTTCGCCGGCTAGCGCTCGACTCGCCGATGGGACCGGGTCCGCCTACCTGGCGCCGCTGTAACGTCCGTCTCCCGCCGCCGGTAACGACCAATACAGACCGAAGAATCGCCAGGGATGGGGCGGCGCTGTGGGGTTCTCCCCGGGGTTCCCGTCACGGCATCGGCTCGCAACCAGAGAGGGACAACAATGCGCCGGATCAGTTTGTTCGCTTGCCTGACCATCATCGTTCCGACACACGGGTGGGCACAATCCACCGGGCATGACGAAGCGCCATACGCGGTGCTGTCGGAAGCCGAAGAGATCGCTCTAGCCCGCAGCGCCGCGCCCGCAGACGTATCGGCGGACGCCGACATCTGGGTTGTGAAAAGCGGTCGCTATGAACTGGCACGCCGGGGCAGCAACGGGAACGCCTGCCTAGTGGGCCGAAACGCGGCGTTGACAGACGCGTTCCTGGAAGATAGCAAGCGCCACCTCGCCCCCATCTGCTACGACGCGGAGGGAGCCAGGACGGTCCTGCAAATGGAGCAGCGCAAGCTCCAGCTCAGGCTGCAGGGCAGGACTCGTGACGAAGTACGGGCGACGATCGCCGAAGAACTGGCCTCCGGCGAACTGCCCACGCCCAAGCGCCCGGCGATGTCCTACATGTTGTCTTCCGGTCAGCAACTGTATCACTCGGGGAATTTCGCCGGCAATTGGAAGCCCCACCTGATGATCTACGTGCCGGGCCTGACCGAGGCCGACATCGGCTTCCAGGATCGCAGTTATCGCGACATCCAGGTTCAGAACGAGGGGCAGC
The Gemmatimonadota bacterium genome window above contains:
- a CDS encoding thioesterase family protein, producing MSETPPAADAAPATPAFPFEYPVTVRFRDLDPMGHAHHSLPLIYFEEARAAFWRHLTGRDDLEAIDYIMAGVRLSYRARVRFPLSARVHLRVSRVGNSSFGLEYELRGPGGRVLVEGATDQVLYDYHAERSKVIPPEIRAGLEAATGQ